gaggagaggagaggagaggagacggccggggcggggcgggcggcccccccACGCCCCGCGCTCCCCGACGCCGCCGGGCTCCCCGCAGGTGCCGCCGCGGCGCTGGCGCTGCTGTGGCTCCTGGGCTGCGCCCCGCGGGACGCCGGCTGCCGCCTCCTGACCGTGGCCGATCTCTTCGACCGGGTGATCCGGCACTCGGGCAGGATCCACAGCCTCTCCACGGCGCTCTACGCCGAGCTGGTGAgtgccgggccggccccgccgccgcggacCGGGCGCCCGCGGCCGTGGgagctgctgccggcggggcggggcggggggtgctcTCCGTGTCTCTTTAGGTTTTCTTCCCCCATAGGAAAAACACTTTCCTCCCCGTGACAACGAGCTGGGGAAGCCCACTCGGAAGTGCCACACGTCGGGGATGCTGACCCCCAACGGCAAAGAATACGCCCAAAAAATCCCGGTAAGGCtggacggcggcggcgggcggagacggggcgggcggggggttggggggctccGCGGGTTACACCGCCTCCTCTGCCTCGCCTGAAGAAAGGGGAGAATACCCCCCGTCCCATCAGAGCCCCCGAATGTCTCGCCCATCATGCTGCGGCTGTCCTCCAGTCAGGCTGGAGATAGGCAGAGAGGGGTTTATGCCTCCGGTGCTTCATCAACAGTTGGATTGAAGAAGCTGATAAGTTTTGACCCCAAACAGGTGCACATCACAGAGGTATTGCATATGAATCATTAGTTTGTTCTGTTAAAAAAGCTGTATATGGTCCCGTATGCTTAAATCGTATTTATTAGTTATAATGGAGGTATTGCAGTAGTACTTCGTCCAAATGACTGACAGGCAGACATCCTTTTGATTTTGTTGTGGCAGTCTCTGTGGAACAGAAACTTGGAAAACTGTGCATGTGACAGATGATAAACTAATCAGTGTCACTGCAAAGTACAAAAAGCAATCAGGAGAAAGAAATAACAGTCATTATCTCTGAATCGGTAGTCAGGTaaggagaaaagaacagcaaattgTTTTAAACAGATATAttggcaaagagaaaaaaatcgtTATTAGTTTAGAGAAGAGCAGGGAGAGTTTCTTTagacagagaaaaagcagattGTAAAGTCGAGGATAGAGCGGCAGGAAAAACTTTTGCCTCTAGTAGGAGGCAGACGGAGACAAATGCTAACGTTTTGCTCTTTGGTTATGATGGAGTGAGGAGCTTCCCCCAAGATGTTTAGAAAAACACTTTTCTCCGTTGAAGGGCAATGGGAAACGAGGCCCTGCCTGCTTTAGAAAGCTTTAACCAGTCAACTGGTTTTCTGAACTTATATTGCAAGAGAGGTCTTATGGACATTGAGTTTCTGTTAGAGAGGCAACTGGGCACCACCGGACACCTTGTTGGAAGTGTGTCTGCAGCGAACCTCTGGCTGACACAGCTATAACCACTGCAGGTGTGAGGAAACACCTGCACTTCCATACCAGCAAACAGAGATGTCTAGATGAGGCTCCTCGGGCTCTTGAGACATCTAAGGGTTCCTGAAAACTTTTTCAGTACCAAGTAAGTTTGACAGGAATGCCACCATTTTGCTAACACTGGACTCCACAGTTTTAGGTATTACAAAGCTGAAAACAAGACAAATACAACTTTTGGATGTTGCTTATATCTAAGCAAATAACCAGAGACAGAGTGGCCCTTAAGTTCTGAATATTTGAAAACTACTGAATTGCAGATGTAAATCGTAATCCCGCTGAGATTTCACAGTGAGACTGTCTAACAATGTTCATATGACCTGCTGCAAACTAACAGAGACATTCTTTACTGTTCTAATTTATAAGAGAGAAGAACTAACTCATTTGATACTGAAACTTTTGCAAGCCTGGAAAGAACCACTTTCCCACTTTAACCAGCATATTGAGCACCACCAAGAGCTACCTGATGACAGTCTTAGCAAAGCTAAGCAAATCAGCAATATGGTACATGAGCTGAAGACTGGAGttgaaaaagtaacagaaaaggcAAGATTTTCAATGTAGCTTTTATTTATACCAGTCATGTGGCATGAGTGACTTCGAGGGAGGCAATGTCTGCTCTCACTTGGGCTATAGCATTAATGCCAACAGAGGCTCTGATCCAGCAACAGTGGACTTTGTTACAGATCCAGCAATTTTTCAGCCAAAGGATGTGACTTACTGTATGGATTGGCAGATACGTAGATGGCATTATATATGTCCATATGTATagaacaatattttattaatatgaaATATGTGAAAGAAAGACACAAGTATAAAGACTAGAGCCATTTACAGCTTCATATATGTATGTAATGACTTGACTTTTCTAGGGCAGAGGAGATGTGGGTAGACCGTGCCAAATACTTGAttattgttttcagttttgtttggaTTTACATTCTAACTAATTCAAGTATGACTGCTGTCTGCTGCAATGAGCTCCTTCCTAAGGCAACAATTTTATGCTGGGATAAGTTCTTCAAGACAACAGTGGCATTGCTTAAGTCAGATGTCAGTcacaaaacaatttcaaaactcCATTCCAAATTCTGGCAGAACATATATAAATTATCGGATGTAATTTTTTgttatttccatttctgtcttCTCATTACTATCTAGAAGTCCTGATCTTTGTATTTCTTGTGCATTCATATCCGAACTTATTTGTAGTTTTGGCTAAACAAATGAGGGCTGTGTGTCCATTCTCTGAAATGGCTACACTGCCAAGGTGTCTGTTTCACTAAAAAGTGAATAGTAGATTAGTATCTTACACTAATAGATCACCTTTCAGCTTTATGAAGACAGGTGGGGAATACAAGTTTTAAAATGATAAGCAGCTCATCAGTAGAATAGGAGGAATTGTACCCTGCTCTAAAATGCAGCCCTGATTAGGGTGACTCAGAGTTACAAATGGAAAGTCCATCTTCCAAGTGCAGCCATGATTCTGGATTAAAATGGCCTGCACTagtattttaaagatttgttGTATGTGTGGTTACAAGTTGtacttcttttcctgtttttaatacAGATGCAGTCGATGGGGATAATCAGCAATTCATTAAATGGAATGGCATCTTCTGAAGCCGCTGGTTTATCAACTAGCAATGAAGCAAACATGATGAGTGACTCTGACTTTATTCACTGTTTCAGGAGAGACTCCAATAAAGTACAAAGCTACTTAAAAATTCTTAAATGTAGGATTATGCCAGAAAATAGTTGTTGAGTTGTAATCTCTTGACAAGTAGTCTGCAGCATGTTGtttataaagatgaaaaaatataatttataaattatcaCATTTACAGTAATTTTAATAGGAAAGTAGTTTTGAAATTCTTTGGCAGCTACTAGGTTGACCTATGCAGCTGAAATACTAAATAAAGCTTCATGTGTGTATGTGGGTTAACGCACCAGATAAAAAGGAGTACTCTAGTAGCAGATAAATAAATGTCCTTGCACATTACACTGTGACAGATTATATTATGGCTTTTTCACACTATTTAGTTATATACATAGTTGAAAGTGAAATTCAGTTTGTTTAACCTTGGTACAAATACATCTACATATTATaaacaaagtttatttttatgtaaaaaaagaaagatgtttccCCCCCTttctacatacatacatacctGCAGAATATTGCTTAACACCGAGGAGTGGTATTGCTGTTGATCAGCTCATGTAACTGCAGGGCCCGTGGAGACCTTTATGTTCACATCATCCTTCTCACTAATTTCTAGGGGCTTTCACATGTGCCCCATAAGTTCTAGTTTCTAAcacttttattcattttgaatGTTCTTTTATACCTGTAATggcttcattgatttcagtggaaacacTTAAAGAAAAAGTTTCTGTACGAAAGGTAAGTCAGAATTCTGGTCCCAATACCATTTCAGTCTGAGGGCTGATGTAGCAAGAAGTCTCTTTCCCATAACACATGCTGACCCAGGGCTTGGGTTTACAGTAATGATAACAAactcaaacaaataaaaatctgaaagctgT
This genomic interval from Calonectris borealis chromosome 1, bCalBor7.hap1.2, whole genome shotgun sequence contains the following:
- the LOC142083495 gene encoding prolactin-like; its protein translation is MARVRAAGRAGAAAALALLWLLGCAPRDAGCRLLTVADLFDRVIRHSGRIHSLSTALYAELEKHFPPRDNELGKPTRKCHTSGMLTPNGKEYAQKIPREELTHLILKLLQAWKEPLSHFNQHIEHHQELPDDSLSKAKQISNMVHELKTGVEKVTEKMQSMGIISNSLNGMASSEAAGLSTSNEANMMSDSDFIHCFRRDSNKVQSYLKILKCRIMPENSC